Proteins encoded together in one Triticum dicoccoides isolate Atlit2015 ecotype Zavitan chromosome 7B, WEW_v2.0, whole genome shotgun sequence window:
- the LOC119337628 gene encoding protein FMP32, mitochondrial-like, whose translation MAAAAAAACRRGMLLHNHHHQWPTRRAGPAAARSISQLVKTNGRRAFLVDTLALVRKLESQGVPTKQAEAITSAITEVLNDSLESISESFVSKAEMQKSEMLQEANISKFKSQVQSSQENHFSLLQRETEKLRGDIDKMRSELKYEIDKVTAGQRLDLNLERGRIRDELAKQNEETTDLTTKLDKEIHSLKAQLEAAKYDVIKYCIGTIVSISAVGLAVLRIVM comes from the exons ATGGCCGCAGCGGCCGCCGCGGCGTGCAGGCGAGGCATGCTCCTGCacaaccaccaccaccagtggCCGACGCGGCgggccggccccgccgccgcccgcagcatcTCGCAGCTCGTCAAGACCAACGGCCGCCGCGCCTTCCTCGTCGACACCCTCGCCCTG gtgaggaagctggagtcgCAGGGCGTCCCGACCAAGCAGGCGGAGGCCATCACATCCGCCATCACGGAGGTCCTCAACGACAGCCTCGAGAGCATCTCCGAGTCCTTCGTCTCCAAGGCCGAGATGCAGAAG AGTGAGATGCTGCAGGAGGCCAATATCTCCAAGTTCAAGTCACAAGTGCAGAGCTCGCAG GAAAACCATTTCTCTTTGTTACAGCGGGAGACTGAAAAACTCCGTGGAGACATTGATAAGATGAGGAGTGAACTGAA GTATGAGATTGACAAGGTCACTGCAGGGCAGCGGTTGGATCTGAACCTTGAAAGAGG GCGCATACGTGATGAGCTCGCCAAGCAGAATGAAGAAACCACAGATCTCACCACAAAGCTTGACAAG GAAATTCATTCACTGAAGGCCCAGCTGGAGGCAGCAAAGTATGATGTCATCAAATACTGCATAGGTACCATCGTTTCGATATCAGCCGTTGGACTCGCCGTTCTCCGCATCGTGATGTGA